The genomic segment ttataacaaagaGACATATGCCCACTATGGTAGAAGCATCGAGCCTTACCCTTTTAACTTCTAGCTAGAGGATATTGTATTAGTTTGGTATATACtagaacattttatttttagcctATTATAGAAGCTAGAACATCTTCTCCTGAtgtaaaaccaataaaaaaagttgaaactaCACAAGTAAAGCCATTTAAAAAGGTAATCCTGCTTCCATATAATAATGTAAACTTTACTAACTAATATATTGAACAGAGAAATAGACAATCTATTCGTTTGTCAAAGTTGAATGAACCAGAAGTTAAATATGTTGATCATGAAAAGCATAAAGTTCTTTTTGAAGCTGCAGCAAATAGTAATACCTCAGATGCTGACATGGTATGATTGCTTTTATCATTGTATGTGGTTACCCGAAGTatgttatttctttatttgttcatttaataTTAGTAGTTACCCGAAGTatgttatttctttatttgttcatttaataTTAGTTTACAGTGTAGCATTAGTTGGTCtctaattaaagttttatagttttttttatgcgtTTAAGTTTAGACCGCtataaaaattactaaatttttaaGACAATCATCCAATCTCTTAAGCttgctgttttgttttgtaaaaataaatgcaacatattttataaacgcGGATTGTcatgagaggataaataagttacacaggtatcagttttaataaataatgaaaactaaataagaattatatttttataactcaGAGCTATGCATTAGGtcatatatctatatatatacagttgggtggggggagatgggacaccttttaactaaattttctcgtcccatttagtagtaaacaaggaacattcaatgataataaaaccttattctaatgactcccatggaccgttgttaattgtttaaaacctgatcaggatatttagatattatgtgcttacggtgtcccatcttcccccactctactgtatatctatatatatatatgatgttgcCAGGTCAAGGTGTATGTTTTGTAAGTGTGATCTTGAGGCATATTTTTGCAAGCacaaaaccaaaaacattTCGCCCAAAATTTCTTCCACCTATGCCATGTTAATTCATATCTGTAATTTgtcatgttttaataaactaatcaacttttattttaaaggatGAATGTGACATGGTATCTTCCATGGAACATCAGGTTATTGTTCATAACAATCATCAAAGTAATGACAAAGATAACTATTTCAAGTAAGCAGATAAAATGAGATAATATTGTTATTACAAATGTTCCAAACTTGAACATaacgaataaatgaatgtaacttagtttccctcgcatggcgggcaatgacagtcgttataccatgagtgttctgttttatacacctcgtgtctgcctataagttaccacatatgtaacttatttatcctcgcatggcggggcaacggcaatcattaaaacacgagtgttctgtttcatacagcttGTGCCCACTCGAGTTAcgaagtatgttactttgtggttgttgttttgttccgaatttttagttttttcaatgtatggctgacaattcagcTCCCCTCATGTTATAGCATGGTCAGCATTGTCATGGTCCTACACTTTCAGTTGTAAACATGTAGTTAAAAATGTTGATATTTTAGCGAACAAAAAAGCTTGAGAAATGAAACTGCACAAATACTCCAGGACAAACTGAGTCGATATTTGGAAGAATCTAATGAAGTGTTGGAAGGTATGTAGCTTAGTTATGATACAAATATGAAAcaggttttataaaacagtttcaAAATATTGAACCGATTTTAATTAGTATACCAACAATTCGAAGCTACTTATTTCAATCTGAATttcaaaatgataaaaaagtaacttattgGTAGTTGTAATATATGGTAGTtgtaaatcccaggtcccatgacaagcctcactgtaggacctcacccatatagaatagaatgtgcatatacaatgttggggtaatggaccaaatctGTCCCAGGATTTTGAGAAGGACCTCTTCCACGTATGGTAGTAAAGTTATGGTTCAAGGCCTGAGTAACAAAgatggttttaaaaattggtttttttttatttaacatgaaACTTTTAATGCAGAATGTGAAGGGAGTTCTTCTGTAAGCAACATTGTTAAAACCTCCACAAAGTCACATGAAAGTCAAATTGAATCACCATACAAACAAAGGTAGAAATTCTTTCAATTATTCGTGAGTTGTTGTTACTTTTAAGTATGTATCTGCAAAATCGTAACTAGCATTATAacttatgaaacaaaacatcctaCACTGTAACACGCTTTATTTTGGTATAAGCccattccctgatgaagtcttgccgtatggcagacgaaacgttggaaatacactacgtttttataccagatgagccactgatatattgtttatattatgcctggtagcagaagtaacagaatgtttatttttgtttatggcGCATAATATAGACTACTGGTTaatgaccactgagttggtcTTGCCCCAGGAACATAGGTCCGCAAATCGAAGTAGTAGTCGGCCTTGAACCCatgacctctgggttaaataagttttatcaTCTGGTATCAAAATGGTGTATTTCCAACATTTTGTCAGCCATCTAGAAAAACTTCATCAGTGATAAAAACGTCTAAAATACACTACGTTAATACCAAATGagccgctaaaagattatttacattatgcctggtagcagaagtaacagaatatttgctgtttttaaactttgcaaATGCTATGAAAATTGCAAATTCGTTACACACCAGATAAAAGGATTatatattatgcctggtagcagaagtaacagaataattgcttattttaaattacttgtaACTTGGTTATGTGTTACACACAGGAAAACATCTCCACATGGTTGTCAATTGAAGAATATAAACCCCAACAAATTATCAAGGATTGTCCATGAAACTGGGATTCCTACAGGTAACAAAGTAAAACTAATGTTTTCACatagattttaaactttattaaaaacattttaaaattatttttttcacataga from the Ciona intestinalis unplaced genomic scaffold, KH HT000543.1, whole genome shotgun sequence genome contains:
- the LOC108950664 gene encoding uncharacterized protein LOC108950664 yields the protein MDECDMVSSMEHQVIVHNNHQSNDKDNYFNEQKSLRNETAQILQDKLSRYLEESNEVLEECEGSSSVSNIVKTSTKSHESQIESPYKQRKTSPHGCQLKNINPNKLSRIVHETGIPTGPYVLLKDLQKDNHSDTSETHQGENPHQPAPPTSPMLVRVDPPIPRPRTMDLHEKVILPDQYLIVERSPIHEENVVQFNRPQFIKRHHFQYASSSETQVEACK